The following are from one region of the Ignavibacteriota bacterium genome:
- a CDS encoding DUF4242 domain-containing protein, whose product MPLFMDRHIGLNATAKSVAEAHQMDLKIQKQFKCKALTYWYEEGKRIAFCLIEAPNKEAVEEMHRNSHGLIPNQIIEVQSNVVEFFLGRIADPAKVNHTEQFINETAFRIILFIDCKRIITKSKLSTNEKTEISAILNNVIRPALNEFDGTEVKINHDGIMASFTSISKSINCALKIQKRISEINNKLKGCEVLASIGLSSGYPFTNGNDFFGETVLLAKRLSEIAKENNIVLSNDFKNEFVRKETMSKKNLVRITNPVEEKFLNSLMELIEKVWNDEDFNVVDFGKKIGLSKAQLYRKIIALTGQSPNDFIKNYRLNRALKLLSNKHGNISEIAFETGFSTPAYFSKCFQKRFGILPSEYANSIT is encoded by the coding sequence ATGCCGTTATTTATGGATCGTCACATCGGACTGAATGCAACTGCCAAGTCGGTTGCTGAAGCACATCAAATGGATCTAAAAATTCAGAAACAATTCAAGTGTAAGGCACTAACCTATTGGTACGAAGAAGGAAAGCGAATTGCATTCTGCCTGATAGAAGCTCCGAATAAAGAAGCAGTTGAGGAAATGCACAGAAATTCTCATGGACTTATTCCAAATCAGATCATCGAGGTTCAAAGTAATGTAGTTGAATTTTTTCTTGGCAGAATTGCCGATCCTGCAAAGGTTAATCATACTGAACAATTCATAAACGAAACTGCATTCCGCATCATTTTATTTATAGACTGTAAAAGAATAATTACAAAATCAAAATTATCGACAAATGAAAAAACCGAAATAAGTGCGATACTGAATAATGTAATCAGACCAGCTTTAAATGAGTTTGATGGCACCGAAGTGAAAATTAATCACGATGGAATTATGGCTTCCTTCACTTCAATTTCAAAATCTATCAACTGCGCATTGAAAATTCAAAAAAGAATCAGTGAAATAAACAACAAGTTGAAAGGCTGTGAAGTTTTGGCATCAATTGGTTTAAGCAGTGGTTATCCATTTACAAATGGAAATGATTTTTTTGGCGAAACGGTGTTACTTGCAAAAAGATTAAGTGAAATTGCAAAGGAAAATAATATTGTATTATCAAATGATTTTAAAAATGAATTTGTTCGAAAAGAAACAATGTCCAAAAAGAATTTGGTGAGGATAACAAATCCGGTTGAAGAAAAATTTTTAAATTCATTAATGGAGTTAATTGAGAAAGTCTGGAATGATGAAGATTTTAATGTTGTTGATTTCGGTAAAAAAATTGGTTTAAGCAAAGCACAACTATATAGAAAGATTATCGCACTAACCGGACAATCTCCAAATGACTTCATAAAGAATTATCGATTGAATAGAGCATTAAAATTACTTTCAAATAAACACGGCAATATTTCCGAAATTGCATTTGAAACAGGATTCAGTACCCCAGCATATTTTTCAAAATGTTTTCAAAAAAGATTCGGCATTCTTCCTTCTGAATATGCTAACTCGATAACATAA
- a CDS encoding DUF4126 domain-containing protein: METIASILLGIGLSAATGFRIFVPFFVASIASISGYLPLSPSFEWIGTYPALFAFGAATIFEIAAYYIPWFDNLLDSIATPAAFIAGAILMIAVVSGLPPLAKWALAIIAGSGAAGIVQSGTTLTRATSTVTTGGLANPIVSTIEAGSSFGLSLLAIILPVIAGLIAIVLLIFLSKKIVRKLKRTNTQP, translated from the coding sequence TTGGAAACAATCGCCTCAATACTTTTAGGAATCGGACTTAGCGCTGCAACAGGATTCAGAATTTTTGTTCCGTTTTTTGTTGCAAGCATAGCTTCAATTTCCGGTTACTTACCACTATCACCTTCATTTGAATGGATAGGAACATATCCTGCTCTTTTTGCATTCGGCGCTGCGACTATTTTCGAAATAGCTGCTTACTACATTCCGTGGTTTGACAATTTGCTGGATTCAATTGCAACACCAGCAGCATTTATTGCTGGTGCAATTTTAATGATAGCTGTTGTAAGTGGATTACCACCATTAGCAAAATGGGCGTTAGCCATAATTGCAGGAAGCGGTGCTGCAGGAATTGTTCAAAGCGGAACAACATTGACTCGTGCGACTTCTACCGTAACAACGGGTGGTTTAGCAAATCCGATTGTCTCTACGATAGAAGCAGGATCTTCATTCGGATTGTCTTTACTTGCAATAATTCTTCCGGTGATTGCAGGATTAATTGCAATCGTTTTACTAATCTTTCTGAGTAAAAAAATTGTAAGAAAACTAAAACGAACAAATACTCAACCATAG
- the alr gene encoding alanine racemase: MKIHSNHPVISVDEIVRPTRVEVDLKILAENFKAIKTHVGNTKVMPVLKANAYGHGLVRIAQLYEELKADYLGVAVVEEGILLREIGIKIPILVLGGVWGNQIPLFLKNNLAITASSIDKLKQIDETSAQMKTKAVVHLKIDTGMERVGVHYYNAEKFLETAHSLKNIIVEGIYSHFATAESDDLTFAKLQFERFSEVLNYFNKHSIEPTIKHISNSGAILQLPNANLDMVRPGIMLFGVYPSKNIQKTISVKPALTWKSLVVYFKVIKAGNSVGYGLTFKSNHNIRAVTVPVGYGDGYFRSMSHKAKVLLNGKLYPVIGNISMDQIVVNIENDSAYNGDEVILLGSDGKNLITAEYLAEWAGTIPYEILTNINTRVPRIYLE; this comes from the coding sequence TTGAAAATACACAGTAACCATCCAGTAATCAGCGTAGATGAAATTGTTCGTCCAACAAGAGTTGAAGTGGATCTGAAAATTCTTGCAGAAAATTTCAAAGCAATTAAAACTCATGTAGGAAATACTAAAGTTATGCCCGTTCTTAAAGCAAATGCTTACGGACATGGTCTTGTTCGAATTGCACAACTTTATGAAGAACTTAAAGCTGATTATCTTGGAGTTGCTGTTGTTGAAGAGGGAATTTTGCTTCGTGAGATAGGAATTAAAATTCCAATTCTCGTTTTAGGTGGTGTGTGGGGAAATCAGATTCCATTATTTTTAAAAAACAATCTTGCAATAACAGCCTCTTCAATAGATAAGTTGAAACAGATTGATGAAACTTCTGCTCAGATGAAAACCAAAGCTGTTGTTCATTTGAAAATTGATACTGGAATGGAAAGAGTTGGAGTTCATTATTACAATGCAGAAAAATTTTTAGAAACAGCTCATTCATTAAAAAATATTATTGTTGAGGGAATTTACTCCCACTTTGCAACTGCTGAATCTGATGACCTGACTTTCGCAAAACTTCAGTTCGAAAGATTTAGTGAAGTGCTAAATTATTTTAATAAGCATTCCATTGAACCAACAATCAAACATATTTCAAACTCAGGTGCAATTCTGCAATTGCCAAACGCGAATCTTGATATGGTTCGACCGGGAATAATGTTGTTTGGTGTTTATCCATCGAAGAATATTCAAAAAACAATTTCTGTAAAACCTGCACTTACCTGGAAATCATTAGTTGTTTATTTCAAAGTGATAAAAGCGGGAAATTCTGTTGGTTATGGTTTAACATTCAAATCAAACCATAACATTCGCGCAGTTACTGTTCCTGTTGGATATGGTGATGGATATTTCAGAAGTATGTCACACAAAGCAAAAGTTTTATTGAACGGAAAACTTTATCCTGTGATTGGAAATATTTCAATGGATCAGATTGTTGTGAATATTGAAAATGATTCTGCGTACAATGGTGATGAAGTTATTCTACTTGGAAGCGATGGAAAAAATTTAATCACTGCTGAATACCTTGCTGAATGGGCGGGAACAATTCCTTATGAAATTCTTACCAACATTAACACTCGAGTTCCAAGAATTTATTTGGAGTAA
- a CDS encoding YciI family protein, whose product MNYYALIYHLVDDYLTRRTQFREEHLKLASESNEKGELILAGAFSDPPDKALLIFKVDDKSLIEEFIRKDPYVKNGLITKWEIRSWTVVIGKV is encoded by the coding sequence ATGAACTATTACGCACTCATCTATCATCTTGTTGATGATTATTTGACAAGACGAACACAATTCCGTGAAGAGCATCTGAAACTTGCAAGTGAATCAAACGAAAAAGGTGAATTGATTCTTGCGGGTGCTTTCAGTGATCCACCGGATAAGGCATTGTTAATTTTTAAAGTTGATGATAAATCTTTAATTGAAGAATTCATCAGGAAAGATCCGTATGTTAAAAATGGATTGATAACAAAGTGGGAAATCAGATCGTGGACAGTTGTGATCGGGAAAGTATAA
- a CDS encoding AbgT family transporter has translation MKSLASRIFNKSLDYIERTGNKLPHPATLFALIAVIVAIASMIGSWVGLTAIHPADGSVIKVQNLLNGDGLRWIYENVVHNFVNFPPLGYVLAVMIGIGVCEGSGLFNAGIRALVLKAPKRLITMSVVLAGVLSHVASEAGYVILIPLGAIIFYALGRHPMAGLAAAFCGVSGGFGANFLIGSIDPVLAGLSQSAAQIIDPSMKINAAVTFYFSFVSGFLIVILGTLVTEKIVEPRLKKYEGSAEKIPVEEITPLEKKGLMWAGIWLFVLLAALAFTVIPENGLFRNPETKEVLHSPFFDGIITGIIIFFFIPGLVYGIVTKTIKNDTEMMKHIIKSMSTLATYVVLVFFAAQFVYFFRYSNLGLIIAIDGAEFLKSIGFTGITLIVSFVIVSAFINLFMGSASAKWAIMAPVFVPMFMLLDYHPALTQAAFRIGDSVTNLITPMMSYFALIVAFAQKYDEKYGIGTIISTMIPYTVVFLVFWIVLLIIWMLLGLPLGPDGPLYLVK, from the coding sequence TTGAAGTCACTTGCTTCACGTATATTCAACAAATCACTTGATTACATCGAAAGAACTGGGAACAAGCTACCCCATCCTGCAACGTTGTTTGCATTGATAGCAGTCATTGTTGCAATCGCCTCGATGATCGGAAGTTGGGTAGGACTCACTGCTATTCATCCCGCTGATGGATCTGTTATTAAAGTTCAAAACTTACTTAACGGAGATGGACTCAGATGGATTTATGAAAATGTAGTTCACAACTTCGTAAACTTTCCTCCGCTTGGATATGTGCTTGCAGTAATGATTGGAATTGGTGTATGTGAAGGTTCAGGACTTTTTAATGCGGGGATTCGCGCTCTTGTTTTGAAAGCTCCGAAAAGATTAATAACAATGTCAGTCGTTTTAGCCGGAGTTTTATCCCACGTTGCTTCCGAAGCCGGATATGTAATTCTTATTCCTCTTGGTGCTATAATATTTTATGCGTTGGGAAGACATCCGATGGCAGGGCTTGCAGCAGCTTTCTGTGGTGTAAGTGGTGGATTCGGTGCAAACTTTTTAATTGGTTCAATCGATCCTGTTCTTGCAGGACTTTCTCAATCTGCTGCTCAGATAATTGATCCATCGATGAAAATAAATGCTGCAGTAACTTTTTATTTCAGTTTCGTATCCGGTTTTTTGATTGTGATACTTGGAACACTAGTGACAGAAAAAATTGTCGAACCGCGTTTGAAAAAGTATGAAGGTAGTGCAGAAAAAATTCCTGTTGAAGAAATTACTCCTCTCGAAAAGAAAGGATTGATGTGGGCTGGGATCTGGTTATTTGTTCTTCTTGCTGCATTAGCATTTACTGTCATTCCTGAAAATGGGCTGTTCAGAAATCCTGAGACGAAAGAAGTTCTCCACTCACCATTCTTTGATGGAATTATTACAGGCATAATTATTTTCTTTTTTATCCCGGGACTTGTTTATGGAATCGTTACCAAAACAATAAAGAACGATACTGAAATGATGAAACACATCATCAAGTCAATGAGCACTCTGGCAACTTATGTTGTGCTTGTATTTTTTGCAGCACAGTTTGTTTACTTCTTCCGTTACAGCAACCTCGGACTCATCATTGCAATTGACGGTGCAGAATTTTTAAAGAGCATTGGCTTTACAGGAATTACTTTGATCGTTTCTTTCGTGATTGTTTCTGCATTTATAAATTTGTTCATGGGAAGCGCGTCTGCAAAGTGGGCAATTATGGCTCCGGTTTTTGTGCCGATGTTTATGCTTCTCGATTATCATCCTGCATTAACACAGGCAGCTTTCAGAATAGGGGATTCGGTTACAAATCTAATCACACCGATGATGAGCTACTTTGCACTCATTGTTGCTTTTGCACAGAAGTATGATGAAAAATACGGAATAGGCACAATCATTTCTACGATGATTCCTTACACTGTTGTCTTCCTGGTATTCTGGATTGTGCTTTTAATTATCTGGATGCTTCTCGGTTTGCCTTTAGGTCCGGATGGACCGTTGTATTTGGTGAAATAA
- the typA gene encoding translational GTPase TypA — MKKIRNIAIIAHVDHGKTTLVDQLLKQSNVFRKNQVVQDCFLDSNDLERERGITILAKNISIPYKDVKINLIDTPGHADFGGEVERVLKMADGVLLLVDAFEGPMPQTRFVLEKALHLHLKPIVVINKIDRPDNRPQEVLNEIYDLFIDLGADETQLEFPVIYASGRNGWAVKNLKDERKDLVPLLEKIVKKIPSPKVEDGTVQMQITSLDYNDYVGRIGVGRVFRGTLRKTDQLCIIKRNGDIHPISIKQLFVFEGIERTEVDEVISGDICAIVGVEDIDIGDTISDAENPDPLSIIDIDEPTISMNFTVNNSPFYGKEGKYVTSRHLRDRLFKELEKNVAMRLEETGSPDTHKVSGRGLLHLSILIENMRREGYEFAVGPPKVIYKEIDGKKAEPIEILVVDVPNDMTGKVIELVGQRRGVMTKMEQKGSLTTLEFHIPSRGLMGLRNRLLTVTSGEGIMHHRFYQYEFFKGSITQRSNGVLISMHEGQSTSYAIDSLQDRGEFFINPGDVVYRGQIVGEYNKDNDIEVHVQRGKKLTNMRASGSDKAAKIAPAIKFSLEESLEYIKDDELVEVTPKSIRMRKLHLDPNERRRYNLKDA, encoded by the coding sequence TTGAAAAAGATAAGAAACATAGCCATAATAGCCCACGTTGACCACGGTAAGACTACTTTAGTTGACCAGCTTCTTAAGCAAAGCAACGTATTCAGAAAAAACCAGGTCGTGCAGGACTGCTTCCTCGATTCAAACGACCTCGAACGTGAAAGAGGAATTACAATCCTAGCAAAGAACATCAGCATTCCCTACAAAGATGTAAAAATTAATTTGATTGATACACCGGGACACGCAGACTTCGGTGGTGAAGTTGAACGTGTTCTTAAAATGGCAGACGGAGTTCTGCTTTTAGTAGATGCATTTGAAGGACCAATGCCTCAGACAAGATTCGTACTTGAAAAAGCTCTTCATCTTCATTTAAAACCGATTGTTGTGATAAACAAAATTGACAGACCGGATAACCGTCCTCAGGAAGTGCTGAATGAAATTTATGATCTATTCATTGATCTCGGTGCTGATGAAACACAGCTTGAATTTCCTGTAATTTATGCGAGCGGAAGAAACGGCTGGGCTGTAAAAAATCTGAAAGATGAAAGAAAAGATCTTGTTCCTCTTCTTGAAAAGATTGTTAAAAAAATTCCTTCACCGAAGGTTGAAGACGGAACTGTTCAGATGCAGATAACTTCACTTGATTACAATGACTATGTTGGACGAATTGGTGTTGGAAGAGTTTTTCGCGGAACACTTAGGAAAACAGATCAGCTTTGCATTATAAAAAGAAATGGTGACATTCATCCAATCAGCATCAAACAGCTTTTTGTGTTTGAAGGAATTGAACGAACAGAAGTTGACGAAGTTATTTCGGGAGATATTTGTGCAATTGTTGGTGTTGAAGATATTGATATCGGTGATACAATTTCAGATGCAGAAAATCCTGATCCACTTTCAATCATCGATATTGATGAACCAACAATCAGTATGAACTTCACCGTAAATAATTCTCCTTTTTACGGAAAGGAAGGGAAGTATGTTACATCACGACATCTTCGTGACAGACTTTTCAAAGAGCTCGAGAAAAATGTTGCCATGCGTTTGGAAGAAACCGGTTCACCGGATACTCACAAAGTTTCAGGAAGAGGCTTGCTTCATCTTTCAATTCTTATCGAAAATATGAGACGTGAAGGATATGAGTTTGCTGTTGGTCCGCCGAAAGTTATTTATAAAGAAATTGATGGAAAGAAAGCTGAGCCAATTGAAATTCTTGTTGTTGATGTTCCAAACGATATGACAGGAAAAGTTATTGAACTTGTCGGACAAAGACGAGGAGTGATGACAAAGATGGAACAGAAGGGAAGTCTGACAACTCTTGAATTCCATATTCCTTCAAGAGGATTAATGGGATTGAGAAACCGATTGCTGACCGTTACTTCCGGTGAAGGAATTATGCATCATCGTTTTTACCAGTATGAATTTTTTAAAGGATCAATTACTCAAAGATCTAATGGAGTTTTGATATCAATGCATGAAGGACAATCAACTTCGTACGCAATTGATTCGCTACAAGATCGTGGAGAATTTTTTATCAATCCGGGAGATGTTGTTTATCGCGGACAAATTGTCGGCGAATATAATAAAGACAATGATATTGAGGTTCATGTTCAAAGAGGAAAGAAGCTTACGAATATGAGAGCTTCAGGTTCTGACAAAGCTGCGAAGATTGCACCCGCAATAAAATTTTCATTGGAAGAATCGCTTGAGTATATAAAAGATGATGAGCTTGTTGAAGTAACACCAAAATCAATCCGGATGCGAAAACTTCATCTCGATCCTAATGAAAGGAGAAGATATAATCTAAAGGATGCGTGA
- a CDS encoding glycosyl hydrolase, with product MQKSLTIFVLTILFTLSSITFGQEKSEPDSLKNISLAGLSFRSIGPAVTGGRVVDIAVNPFNHSEYYVASGHGSLWKTTNSGITFSPIFDANKSYAIGCVTIDPTNPNVVWVGTGENNNQNNVIFGDGVYKSEDGGKSWKNMGLDSSDQIGGIVIDPNNSQIVYVAAYGSSRNSGGQRGIYKTVDGGKAWAKVLNISEYTGCYQVHMDPRFSNILYAVAHQRMRNLYTGVYGGPESGIYRSIDFGMTWEKLKSGLPSLDVGRIGMAISPVNPDYLCAIIEATDKDKGVYKSTDRGASWTKQSSYNASAPFYYHELICDPIELERVYSNDTFLQVTIDGGKTWKNLGDDKKHVDNHALWIDPQNNKHILAGCDGGVYETFDRAKNWDFKPNIPIAEIYKVTTDNAEPFYNVYIGTQDNNSLGGPSRTISSAGIVNSDWLFTNAGDGFETQVDWKDPNIIYSQSQFGGLVRFDKRSGENLFIQPQDFADSAYRFDWDAGFVISSHDNHRLYFGGNKLLRSDDQGNTWKEISPDLTRGVPEEMQKLMGQSWSIDQLAKKSSLAQIVTIAESPIDEKILFVGSADGLIHFTTNGGTNWTTASTPGLPEYTRIHHIIASNFDVNVAYAACHNYIGGDYKPYIYKTNDGGKSWFAISNNLPEPGSTFSIAEDHADKNLLFLGTLFGVYFSNDGGNEWIKFDNGMPPACVMDLQIQKRESDLVVSTFGRGVYILDDYSPLRYMSKETLQKEAEIFPIKDALMFIQSNPLGFRGVAFMGASFYSAPNPEVGAVFTYYLKDEFKSLKEKRRDEEKEKQKKGEDVKYPSYTTLMNEQEEPASYLLFTITDATGNVVHKIKTDANKGVNRIVWNFRYSPVTPISLEPFDDSVPWSEPDKGFMVVPGKYFVSLSKFQDGKFTELVSAKEFNCVPLNNTSIPAQDKQALDVFNKKVAELTRAIAGLDAYRQELVDKLVYLKKASIETSGVPEDTYTTIINIESDLRELNRELNGDQLRTRYEGATPTSVKQRVELITGALWSTTAAPTNTFITSYDIAASKFDEISASLLSIDLSIKQVEDVLEQSGAPFTPGRFPEWKKN from the coding sequence ATGCAAAAATCATTAACCATTTTTGTCCTGACAATTCTATTCACACTTTCATCAATCACTTTCGGTCAGGAAAAATCTGAACCAGATTCACTAAAAAATATTTCTCTTGCAGGACTTTCGTTTAGAAGTATCGGACCTGCTGTGACAGGTGGAAGAGTTGTTGATATTGCTGTGAACCCATTTAATCACAGTGAATATTATGTTGCTTCCGGTCATGGTTCTTTATGGAAAACTACAAACAGTGGAATAACTTTTTCACCAATCTTCGATGCTAATAAATCTTATGCAATCGGGTGTGTTACAATCGATCCAACAAATCCAAATGTTGTTTGGGTTGGAACCGGTGAAAACAATAATCAGAATAATGTGATTTTTGGTGATGGAGTTTATAAAAGTGAAGACGGTGGAAAAAGCTGGAAGAATATGGGACTCGATAGTTCTGACCAGATCGGAGGAATTGTAATCGATCCGAATAATTCACAAATAGTTTACGTTGCAGCTTATGGTTCATCAAGAAATTCTGGCGGACAAAGAGGAATTTATAAAACTGTTGATGGTGGAAAAGCGTGGGCAAAAGTTTTAAACATTAGTGAGTACACCGGTTGTTATCAGGTTCACATGGATCCACGATTCTCAAATATTTTGTATGCAGTTGCTCATCAACGAATGAGAAATTTATACACTGGAGTTTATGGTGGTCCTGAAAGTGGAATTTATCGCAGTATTGATTTCGGTATGACCTGGGAAAAATTAAAAAGCGGATTGCCTTCATTAGATGTTGGAAGAATCGGAATGGCGATATCTCCTGTTAATCCTGATTATCTTTGTGCAATAATTGAAGCAACTGACAAAGATAAAGGTGTTTACAAAAGTACTGATCGTGGTGCAAGTTGGACAAAACAAAGCAGCTACAATGCAAGTGCACCATTTTATTATCATGAATTAATTTGTGATCCGATTGAATTGGAAAGAGTTTATAGCAATGATACTTTCCTCCAGGTTACAATCGATGGTGGTAAAACTTGGAAAAATCTCGGCGATGATAAAAAGCATGTTGATAATCATGCACTCTGGATTGATCCACAAAATAATAAACACATTCTTGCCGGTTGCGATGGAGGGGTTTATGAAACTTTCGATAGAGCAAAAAATTGGGATTTTAAACCCAATATTCCAATTGCAGAAATTTACAAAGTAACAACAGACAACGCAGAACCATTTTATAATGTTTATATCGGGACTCAGGATAATAATAGTCTTGGTGGACCATCACGAACAATTAGCTCAGCAGGAATAGTGAATAGCGATTGGTTGTTCACAAATGCCGGTGATGGTTTTGAAACTCAGGTTGACTGGAAAGATCCGAATATAATTTATTCGCAATCACAATTTGGCGGACTCGTTCGATTCGATAAACGAAGTGGAGAAAATCTTTTTATACAGCCTCAGGATTTTGCTGATTCAGCCTACCGATTCGATTGGGATGCAGGGTTTGTAATTTCAAGTCACGATAATCACAGATTATATTTTGGCGGAAACAAACTTTTACGAAGTGATGATCAGGGAAATACTTGGAAAGAAATTAGTCCTGACTTAACAAGAGGAGTTCCGGAAGAAATGCAAAAGTTGATGGGACAAAGCTGGAGCATTGACCAGCTTGCAAAAAAAAGTTCTTTGGCACAGATTGTAACTATCGCAGAATCGCCGATTGATGAAAAAATTTTATTTGTAGGTTCTGCGGATGGACTAATTCACTTCACTACAAATGGAGGAACAAACTGGACGACAGCATCAACACCAGGTTTACCTGAATACACAAGAATTCATCACATCATCGCATCAAATTTTGATGTGAATGTTGCTTACGCAGCTTGTCATAATTATATCGGTGGTGATTATAAACCATATATCTATAAGACAAATGATGGTGGAAAGAGTTGGTTTGCGATTAGTAATAATCTTCCGGAACCCGGCAGTACATTTTCAATTGCTGAAGATCACGCTGATAAAAATTTATTATTTCTTGGAACACTCTTCGGAGTTTACTTTTCAAATGATGGTGGAAATGAATGGATAAAATTTGATAATGGAATGCCTCCGGCTTGCGTGATGGATCTTCAAATTCAAAAAAGGGAAAGTGATCTTGTTGTTTCAACTTTCGGAAGAGGAGTTTATATTCTTGATGATTATTCACCACTCAGATATATGTCAAAAGAAACTTTACAAAAGGAAGCAGAAATTTTTCCAATCAAAGACGCATTGATGTTCATTCAATCAAACCCACTAGGTTTCAGAGGCGTAGCATTTATGGGTGCGAGTTTTTATTCGGCACCGAATCCAGAAGTTGGTGCAGTGTTCACATATTATTTAAAAGATGAATTCAAATCGCTTAAAGAAAAAAGAAGAGATGAAGAAAAAGAAAAACAGAAAAAAGGTGAAGATGTAAAATATCCATCATATACAACTTTGATGAATGAACAGGAAGAACCGGCATCTTATCTGCTCTTCACAATTACAGATGCAACTGGCAATGTTGTTCATAAAATAAAAACTGATGCTAACAAAGGCGTAAACAGAATCGTCTGGAATTTCAGATATTCTCCGGTAACTCCAATATCATTAGAACCATTTGATGACTCTGTTCCGTGGTCTGAACCGGATAAAGGATTTATGGTAGTTCCCGGGAAATATTTTGTTTCACTTTCTAAATTTCAGGATGGAAAATTTACTGAGCTTGTTTCTGCAAAAGAATTTAATTGTGTACCATTGAATAATACTTCCATTCCAGCTCAGGATAAACAAGCTCTTGATGTTTTCAATAAAAAAGTTGCAGAACTTACGAGAGCAATAGCAGGATTGGATGCTTATCGACAAGAACTTGTTGATAAACTTGTATATCTGAAAAAAGCTTCAATTGAAACATCCGGAGTTCCTGAAGATACTTATACAACTATAATTAATATTGAATCTGATTTGAGAGAATTAAATCGCGAATTAAACGGAGATCAGTTGAGGACAAGATATGAAGGTGCAACACCAACTTCAGTAAAACAAAGAGTAGAATTAATTACAGGTGCTTTGTGGAGTACAACTGCGGCTCCGACAAATACATTTATTACTTCTTATGATATTGCAGCCAGTAAGTTCGATGAAATTTCAGCTTCATTACTGTCAATTGATTTGAGTATAAAACAAGTTGAAGATGTGCTCGAGCAATCTGGTGCACCATTTACACCGGGAAGATTTCCTGAATGGAAAAAGAATTAG